One Ammoniphilus sp. CFH 90114 genomic window carries:
- a CDS encoding type II secretion system F family protein: MWNNYWSDRHIALLSHKLHQLLDAGLPLIDALKIVQYHWPKKRKKDLDLLFESLQAGHPLSYSLQRIRYPPFFIFLVQAAEQHGQLVPALTMAGEFYRKRHHRRKKQIKALFYPSLILLSSTGTLLILINGLFPQFISLYQSFDAPLPPLTQILIEWSNLGRMYFFWILLTMFLLIGVAWHWLRLRWREWILRLPGISKYYRLQQTYLVCSQVGLLLESGVSILQVCSLFAEKGPNGMVQKSFTVVRERLLEGARISEAFWPCPYFLPVLHEMLFIAEQSGTLGLSLLRLGEQLEQELDDLTEQLASIGESLVTIGAGGIVFILMLLLFVPLFHLINQL; encoded by the coding sequence ATGTGGAATAACTATTGGTCGGATCGTCACATCGCGTTGTTAAGTCATAAGCTTCATCAGCTGCTTGATGCTGGTCTACCTTTAATCGATGCGCTTAAAATAGTTCAGTATCATTGGCCAAAGAAAAGGAAAAAGGATCTTGATCTCTTATTTGAAAGCTTACAAGCCGGCCATCCTCTTTCTTATAGTTTGCAGCGGATTCGATATCCTCCCTTTTTTATTTTTCTAGTTCAGGCAGCAGAACAACATGGTCAATTGGTGCCCGCACTTACGATGGCTGGAGAGTTCTATAGAAAAAGACACCATCGTCGTAAAAAACAAATCAAAGCCTTGTTTTATCCTTCCCTCATCCTTCTATCGTCTACAGGAACATTATTGATCTTGATTAATGGTTTATTTCCTCAGTTTATCTCCTTATATCAAAGTTTTGACGCCCCGCTGCCTCCTTTGACTCAAATTTTAATCGAATGGAGTAATCTTGGCAGAATGTACTTCTTCTGGATTCTACTGACCATGTTCTTATTAATTGGGGTAGCGTGGCATTGGCTAAGGTTGAGATGGAGAGAGTGGATTTTAAGGTTGCCGGGAATTTCAAAGTACTATCGTCTTCAGCAAACCTATTTAGTTTGTAGTCAGGTTGGGCTACTTCTTGAATCAGGAGTCTCTATTCTTCAAGTGTGTTCGCTCTTTGCCGAGAAGGGTCCAAATGGGATGGTACAGAAATCCTTTACAGTCGTTAGGGAGAGATTGTTAGAGGGGGCTCGGATCAGTGAAGCTTTTTGGCCATGTCCCTACTTTCTTCCGGTTCTCCACGAAATGCTATTTATCGCAGAACAGTCAGGAACCCTTGGGCTATCGCTTCTTCGTTTAGGAGAACAGCTCGAACAAGAATTAGATGATCTGACGGAACAACTGGCTTCTATCGGTGAATCGCTCGTGACTATTGGTGCAGGAGGGATCGTGTTTATTCTCATGCTTTTGTTATTTGTACCTTTATTTCATCTGATTAATCAATTATAG
- a CDS encoding DEAD/DEAH box helicase, with amino-acid sequence MFKIPVNFNREWITDLKSKLKEDGPWHKWELFQLAYQAEEVTSVANFDELQCLKHLPQLEPFPHQLETAKKVITEMHGRAILADEVGLGKTIEAGLIIKEYMVRSLAKKILILVPASLVVQWARELNQKFGIPAVAQKKEYMWKQYDVVIASIDTAKRDPHRDHVLSQEYDMLIIDEAHKLKNKNTKNYQFIKEIKKKYCLLLTATPIQNDLDELYNLITLLKPGYLGQTTDFQKNYVESKRQARNHEVLQEELKDIMIRNKRSDGGLFFTKRIVEAIPVTLSAEEWELYDGVTRFVKEQYQNSVFKNPLALITLQREVCSSRFAAFDTLVNMHNKLTEDSPARQEILRLAELIRSIKKNAKAEKTLELIQECGDKVIIFTEYRKTQEYLHHYLAENGITSVLFRGGFKRNKKDWMTELFQNRAQVLIATEAGGEGINLQFCNRIINFDLPWNPMRVEQRIGRVHRLGQTRDVFIYNLSTQGTIEEHILHLLYEKINLFEMVIGELDTIVERLKLNQSIENNLVNIFLESDSFREMEIKINNIGEVMKMNKEPSPVSEGLMP; translated from the coding sequence ATGTTTAAAATTCCCGTCAACTTCAACCGTGAATGGATTACGGATCTAAAATCTAAGCTCAAGGAAGATGGCCCATGGCATAAGTGGGAGCTTTTTCAATTAGCTTACCAAGCTGAAGAAGTGACTTCTGTCGCGAACTTTGATGAACTGCAATGTCTTAAACACCTTCCTCAACTTGAACCATTTCCTCATCAGTTAGAAACGGCCAAAAAAGTGATAACAGAAATGCACGGCAGGGCCATCTTGGCGGATGAAGTCGGCCTTGGAAAAACTATTGAGGCAGGTCTAATTATTAAAGAATACATGGTCAGATCTCTCGCAAAAAAAATATTGATCCTTGTTCCCGCTTCCTTGGTCGTTCAATGGGCAAGGGAATTAAACCAAAAATTCGGAATACCAGCAGTAGCTCAGAAAAAAGAGTATATGTGGAAGCAATACGACGTTGTCATTGCCTCTATCGATACAGCCAAAAGAGATCCCCATCGCGATCATGTTCTTTCCCAAGAATACGATATGCTGATCATTGATGAGGCTCACAAGCTTAAAAATAAAAACACAAAAAACTACCAGTTTATAAAAGAAATTAAAAAGAAGTACTGCTTACTTTTAACAGCAACCCCTATTCAAAATGATTTAGATGAACTCTATAACCTCATCACCCTACTCAAACCTGGGTATTTAGGGCAGACAACAGATTTTCAGAAGAATTATGTCGAGAGTAAGAGACAAGCTAGAAATCATGAGGTACTGCAAGAGGAACTTAAAGATATCATGATTCGCAACAAACGAAGTGATGGAGGCTTGTTCTTTACGAAACGGATCGTCGAAGCGATCCCGGTAACCCTATCAGCGGAAGAGTGGGAGCTTTATGACGGGGTCACTCGTTTTGTCAAGGAACAGTACCAAAACTCTGTATTCAAGAATCCTTTGGCTCTTATTACCCTTCAACGAGAAGTATGCAGCAGTCGATTTGCAGCCTTTGACACCTTGGTTAATATGCACAATAAGTTGACTGAAGACTCTCCAGCTAGGCAGGAGATTTTAAGATTAGCGGAGTTAATTCGAAGCATAAAGAAAAATGCGAAAGCAGAAAAAACACTAGAGTTGATTCAAGAGTGTGGAGATAAGGTTATTATTTTTACAGAGTACCGTAAAACACAAGAGTATTTGCATCACTACCTAGCCGAGAACGGGATTACCTCCGTGCTGTTTCGAGGAGGCTTTAAGCGAAATAAAAAGGATTGGATGACCGAATTATTCCAGAATCGAGCTCAGGTTCTAATTGCTACCGAGGCAGGTGGTGAGGGGATCAACCTACAGTTCTGTAATCGAATTATCAACTTTGATTTACCTTGGAATCCCATGCGTGTTGAACAGCGAATTGGACGCGTCCACCGTCTTGGGCAAACGAGAGACGTGTTTATCTACAACCTATCCACCCAAGGTACGATAGAAGAACATATTTTACATTTGCTATATGAGAAAATTAATCTCTTCGAAATGGTGATAGGTGAGTTGGATACGATCGTGGAAAGATTGAAATTGAATCAGTCCATTGAAAATAATCTGGTCAATATCTTCCTTGAATCCGACTCTTTCCGTGAGATGGAAATCAAGATTAACAACATCGGGGAAGTCATGAAAATGAACAAGGAACCTTCTCCTGTAAGCGAGGGATTAATGCCGTGA
- a CDS encoding shikimate kinase, whose protein sequence is MARNLILVGLMGTGKTTVGRALGAKLGWEQMDSDQWVEEKTGSPIPTIFKDKGESYFRDLEAEALQEICERENQIVTTGGGAPIREQNRRLMKEKGMVVALTADYETILKRVRGDENRPLLQGNLEERVAHLMEQRKGLYDFADLIVDTTGKDVEKIVEEILDGVRHQ, encoded by the coding sequence ATGGCGAGAAACTTGATATTAGTTGGATTAATGGGAACCGGCAAAACGACAGTAGGACGAGCCTTAGGAGCCAAACTAGGATGGGAGCAAATGGATTCAGATCAGTGGGTTGAGGAGAAGACAGGGAGTCCTATACCAACGATTTTTAAGGATAAAGGTGAGAGCTACTTCAGAGATCTCGAAGCTGAAGCGCTTCAAGAGATCTGTGAACGGGAGAATCAAATTGTCACAACCGGGGGAGGTGCCCCAATTCGAGAACAGAATAGGCGGTTGATGAAGGAAAAAGGAATGGTGGTTGCCCTAACAGCTGATTATGAAACGATTCTTAAACGAGTACGTGGTGATGAGAATCGACCGTTGTTACAAGGGAACCTGGAGGAAAGAGTCGCTCATCTGATGGAACAGCGGAAAGGATTATATGATTTTGCTGATTTGATAGTGGATACAACGGGGAAAGATGTCGAAAAAATCGTTGAAGAGATTCTCGATGGGGTAAGGCACCAATAG
- a CDS encoding GspH/FimT family pseudopilin → MFKTPMRNPSAYTLLELTLVLSLLSLFFIAAMPVTLQILNQQKTKAFVQLLASDMYLASNAARTRQVETVIDIFPSYSFYILKIDGKQVRKVEIPKGNKIKTNYPNQRVTFYGDGQVSRAGTIEIVDTRGKVYQLVVQMSSGRFWIRYV, encoded by the coding sequence TTGTTCAAAACACCAATGAGAAACCCCTCTGCCTACACCCTCCTTGAACTTACCCTTGTCCTCTCCTTGCTTAGCCTGTTCTTTATTGCAGCAATGCCGGTTACTCTTCAAATTCTTAATCAACAAAAAACAAAAGCGTTTGTTCAATTGCTTGCGAGTGACATGTACTTAGCTTCCAACGCTGCGAGAACGAGGCAAGTAGAGACAGTCATTGATATCTTCCCGAGTTATTCGTTTTATATTTTAAAAATTGATGGTAAGCAAGTTAGGAAAGTGGAGATACCAAAGGGAAATAAAATAAAGACTAATTATCCTAACCAACGAGTCACATTTTATGGGGATGGTCAGGTCTCTCGAGCAGGAACAATTGAAATTGTAGATACAAGGGGGAAGGTTTATCAATTGGTCGTTCAAATGTCGAGTGGAAGGTTTTGGATAAGGTATGTATGA
- a CDS encoding GspE/PulE family protein produces the protein MPVNDVSSYLSYLLEEAVKRRASDIHLEPMPEGIQVRLRIDGIMTFLEQKEEALGPPLISRLKLMSHLDIGERRIPQDGGFSCRLYDSDMDIRVSTLPTIYGEKMVLRLLTRKLPFDDLPSLGLDDSQCRTIRKIICSSQGLLLATGPTGSGKTTTLYTILKEIHNQERNIIALEDPVEYQVPGINQVQVNVKAGLTFSSGLRASLRQDPDVIFVGEIRDKETAEIAVRAALTGHLVLSTLHTNDAASAITRLLDMGIEPYLLASAMRGIIAQRLIRQVCSCSMTEVGSCSLCHGTRYFGRQAIYEVLPIQDELYPLMMKRVSAAEIRDFLRVRGFCNLNMKLREMVRQGLTTINEYQRVLLADVE, from the coding sequence ATGCCAGTGAATGATGTTTCTTCTTATCTCTCTTATTTGTTAGAGGAAGCCGTGAAGAGAAGGGCGAGTGATATTCATTTAGAGCCCATGCCAGAAGGAATTCAGGTTCGATTGAGAATTGATGGCATAATGACTTTTCTTGAACAGAAAGAAGAGGCGTTAGGGCCACCGCTCATCTCAAGGTTAAAGTTAATGTCACATCTAGATATCGGGGAAAGAAGGATTCCGCAAGATGGAGGATTCTCCTGTCGCTTATACGATTCCGATATGGATATACGAGTTTCCACTCTTCCTACCATCTACGGAGAGAAAATGGTGCTTCGTCTTCTCACTCGAAAGCTCCCATTCGACGACTTGCCCTCCTTGGGGCTTGATGATTCACAGTGTCGAACCATTCGAAAAATTATTTGTTCTTCTCAAGGACTACTCCTCGCCACAGGTCCTACAGGTTCAGGTAAGACAACCACTTTATATACCATCCTTAAAGAAATCCACAATCAAGAACGTAATATTATTGCACTAGAAGATCCCGTCGAGTATCAAGTTCCAGGTATCAACCAAGTTCAGGTAAATGTTAAAGCAGGACTAACCTTTTCCTCTGGATTGCGCGCTAGCTTGCGACAAGATCCTGATGTTATCTTTGTCGGAGAAATCCGGGACAAGGAAACGGCTGAAATAGCAGTTAGAGCAGCTCTCACCGGCCATCTCGTCCTATCCACACTCCATACGAACGATGCCGCCAGTGCAATCACGCGTCTTCTCGACATGGGGATTGAACCTTATTTGCTCGCATCTGCTATGCGAGGTATTATTGCGCAACGTCTTATTAGACAGGTATGTTCTTGCTCTATGACTGAAGTTGGCTCGTGTTCCCTTTGCCATGGAACACGGTACTTTGGCAGGCAAGCCATTTATGAGGTGCTGCCAATTCAGGATGAGCTGTATCCTCTTATGATGAAGCGGGTTTCAGCCGCAGAGATTCGTGATTTTCTTCGTGTGCGAGGCTTTTGTAACCTGAATATGAAACTACGAGAAATGGTGAGGCAAGGGCTAACTACCATAAATGAATACCAAAGGGTCCTACTCGCAGATGTGGAATAA
- a CDS encoding YlbG family protein, whose amino-acid sequence MRERRVGLAVWVKSNKAARNLRRYGNIHYVSRRLNYVSMYVKADEVNQLLEKIQRLDFVVRVERSHRHEIPTEYKNSKPDKAKEYDYKLEEKRIGLVEEIDPARVLQIK is encoded by the coding sequence ATGAGAGAGAGGCGAGTAGGTCTTGCCGTTTGGGTCAAGAGTAATAAGGCGGCCCGAAACTTGCGACGATACGGGAACATACACTATGTATCCCGACGATTGAACTATGTAAGTATGTACGTCAAGGCGGATGAAGTAAACCAGCTGTTGGAAAAAATTCAGCGACTAGACTTTGTAGTGAGGGTTGAACGTTCGCACCGCCATGAAATCCCAACAGAATACAAGAATTCCAAGCCGGATAAGGCGAAGGAATATGACTATAAGTTGGAGGAAAAGCGGATCGGACTCGTTGAAGAGATCGACCCAGCTAGAGTATTACAAATAAAATAA
- a CDS encoding YlbF family regulator produces the protein MIAQELNIVEVLGTAQDIADMIMASEEMKEYLEAKKALAQDQEAQNKMAGFQRLKEDYEEVQRFGKYHPDYDRVNRQVREMRRELKSIATIEAFKKAESILDDLLYHVCRTIADGVSEAIKVPSDNPLYNLGGGGCSTGGCGTGGACGCG, from the coding sequence ATGATTGCTCAAGAGCTTAACATCGTTGAAGTGCTGGGGACAGCGCAGGATATAGCAGATATGATTATGGCCTCTGAGGAGATGAAAGAATATCTAGAAGCCAAGAAGGCTCTAGCTCAAGATCAGGAGGCTCAAAATAAAATGGCCGGGTTTCAGCGGTTGAAAGAGGACTACGAAGAAGTTCAGCGCTTTGGGAAGTATCATCCCGACTATGATCGGGTAAATCGACAAGTTCGGGAGATGCGTCGAGAGCTTAAGTCTATTGCTACCATTGAAGCCTTCAAGAAGGCAGAGAGTATCTTAGATGATCTACTCTATCACGTGTGCCGCACCATTGCTGATGGGGTCTCGGAAGCCATTAAAGTCCCAAGTGATAATCCGCTCTACAATCTCGGTGGAGGCGGATGCAGCACAGGAGGCTGTGGGACAGGTGGGGCCTGCGGTTGCGGTTAA
- a CDS encoding YqhG family protein, producing MNQQEIRQYIEEYFKAFQSPFTEESPAYFSVQLPIEVDKDLGNRPFYWTYVEKIGMEPTPLHLTFIFDREQVPEGIRGEEIIFGSRRLHQIFDSSKKHGKFVRLYESSRTNSLLSSISSVPLVPWLGVNYKVEFICDQKKDILLPLGINLISGAIVHSFYQTAKQLELTPKLPDYSFTMQPIFGVDSAISRLEQYIQAYLDQEDTLWAQQANERLDEEKLLIESFYSEEATRQKITEEEQEKQAEKKLRLEAEKDTRLKELEWQFTPRIEVSVVNAGLFYLRTPIDG from the coding sequence ATGAACCAACAGGAAATCCGACAATATATTGAAGAATATTTCAAAGCCTTTCAAAGTCCTTTTACGGAGGAGTCCCCTGCCTACTTCTCCGTCCAACTCCCTATTGAGGTAGATAAAGATCTAGGGAACCGGCCATTCTATTGGACTTATGTCGAGAAAATTGGCATGGAACCCACTCCTCTGCACTTAACCTTCATCTTTGACCGAGAGCAAGTGCCTGAGGGAATACGCGGAGAAGAGATTATCTTTGGATCAAGGCGTCTTCACCAGATCTTTGACTCATCAAAGAAACATGGAAAGTTTGTCCGCTTATACGAATCCTCAAGGACTAACTCCCTCTTAAGCTCTATTTCATCCGTACCGCTCGTTCCATGGCTTGGAGTAAATTATAAAGTGGAATTTATATGTGATCAGAAGAAGGACATATTATTGCCTCTTGGGATTAATCTCATTTCCGGGGCAATTGTCCATTCCTTCTACCAAACTGCCAAACAATTAGAATTAACACCCAAACTCCCGGATTACTCATTTACTATGCAACCCATTTTCGGGGTAGATTCTGCCATATCACGTCTAGAGCAATATATTCAAGCATACTTAGATCAAGAAGACACCCTCTGGGCCCAGCAGGCGAATGAACGTCTAGATGAGGAGAAATTGCTTATTGAATCCTTCTATTCGGAAGAAGCTACACGTCAAAAGATCACGGAAGAGGAACAAGAAAAACAAGCAGAAAAAAAGTTAAGACTGGAAGCGGAAAAGGACACGCGGTTAAAAGAACTAGAATGGCAGTTTACCCCTCGGATCGAGGTGTCCGTTGTGAACGCAGGACTCTTTTACCTTAGAACGCCTATTGATGGGTAG
- a CDS encoding competence type IV pilus major pilin ComGC: MLKLMKDQKGFTFLEMSIVVAIIAIIMLIAMPNYKSTAEKAQAKSCEANRKLIEAQVVSYMIDKGDAPEIVKDLYTEGYLRDEPACPIGGAYTFNVEPATETTLSKIEVSCSKHQ, from the coding sequence GTGTTAAAGCTAATGAAAGATCAAAAAGGATTCACGTTCTTGGAAATGAGTATAGTCGTAGCCATCATCGCGATTATCATGCTGATTGCAATGCCGAACTATAAAAGTACAGCAGAAAAAGCGCAAGCAAAGAGTTGTGAGGCAAATCGAAAGCTGATAGAGGCTCAGGTTGTTTCTTATATGATTGATAAAGGAGATGCGCCGGAAATTGTTAAGGATTTGTATACGGAAGGTTATCTAAGGGATGAACCAGCTTGCCCAATTGGTGGGGCCTATACGTTTAATGTTGAGCCCGCAACTGAAACAACCCTAAGCAAAATCGAGGTCTCTTGTTCAAAACACCAATGA
- a CDS encoding YkuS family protein: MPTIAIEQSLREVEKYLRSNGMNVVGIGTNAASDADAFVISGMDQNVMGFAEAATGSPVINAEGKTPEQILRQINHAIPHH, encoded by the coding sequence ATGCCCACTATCGCTATCGAACAGTCTCTGCGTGAAGTGGAAAAGTATTTGCGCAGTAACGGAATGAACGTCGTTGGAATTGGGACCAACGCGGCAAGTGATGCGGACGCTTTTGTCATTTCAGGGATGGACCAAAACGTAATGGGATTCGCTGAAGCTGCAACAGGCTCTCCAGTAATTAATGCAGAGGGAAAGACGCCTGAACAGATTCTACGTCAGATAAATCACGCGATCCCTCATCATTAG
- a CDS encoding helicase-associated domain-containing protein, with protein sequence MLWTETVGMLSDRVKKQIIQEHGESGEDLSFVLEPEYIDRCWKGLAADEQDVIRYFISEKGEDFLTYREMEQGDPRISTARFRVALTRLRRLGFIFTLRRLWGELAYVMPRELLTLFRRQMVSENLSWKRGRTLPAPTSYHILQDILQALNNVRYHPLELTKKGTVSKKSIRQLFTGLQMDKEMFPSSLNLPPCLPPYDKHEAILLDLLSRWELLEVREDGLHLGNVDRWIQRTHRENLIQFCDLLYAYLDLSPRMQFYWDITFGLERNQVFSVRSILASMKEDAPTYESVVSQWIKPLSQMGIIHSVQIKDDSLWMWREENEWPNSPIYVQPNFEILLPAFSSLKIKWELLSFCSLEKKEEMWSLVLTRQSVQPYFSAGNTANELLALLEQYSAIPLTDAMKEVVSQWEKDFQQVSIFDCRIMQVSHADLALEMERIPAISRFIRARLGERAFMIHAVEFDQLKDELEKRGYPIGSVQDLLVHQQEQEMLSLQVFKTGFPISVDYKVESVFPELEDAIPGLRQLPKMWLSNYSSYHESTLRELIQKAAQLKMELRMQWKGKEYRLHPVQVVNKNGYWHVQGLGNSKEEQDIRLQDIGNIQILWP encoded by the coding sequence ATGTTATGGACAGAAACGGTTGGAATGCTTTCAGACCGAGTGAAAAAGCAAATTATACAAGAACATGGAGAATCAGGAGAAGATTTAAGCTTCGTCCTAGAGCCTGAATATATAGACCGGTGTTGGAAGGGACTTGCGGCGGACGAGCAAGATGTTATTCGATATTTTATAAGTGAAAAGGGGGAGGACTTTTTAACTTATCGCGAGATGGAGCAAGGGGATCCTCGTATCTCCACTGCAAGATTTCGCGTCGCGCTCACCCGTCTTCGACGATTAGGATTCATATTTACATTAAGACGATTGTGGGGAGAATTGGCCTATGTGATGCCACGCGAACTGTTAACCTTATTCCGGAGACAGATGGTTTCTGAAAACCTATCTTGGAAAAGGGGACGAACGCTTCCCGCCCCGACATCATATCACATTCTACAGGACATATTGCAAGCGTTAAATAATGTCAGATATCATCCGTTGGAGCTCACCAAAAAAGGTACAGTAAGCAAGAAAAGTATACGGCAGTTGTTTACTGGATTACAGATGGACAAGGAAATGTTCCCCTCATCCCTAAACCTCCCTCCCTGTCTTCCACCGTATGACAAGCATGAAGCGATTTTATTAGATTTGTTGTCTAGGTGGGAGCTTCTCGAAGTGAGAGAGGATGGGCTCCATTTGGGAAATGTTGATCGTTGGATTCAGAGAACCCATCGTGAAAATCTGATTCAATTTTGTGATCTGCTTTATGCCTATTTGGACTTGTCTCCACGCATGCAGTTTTATTGGGATATTACCTTCGGGTTAGAACGGAACCAAGTGTTCTCGGTAAGAAGCATCCTAGCTTCAATGAAGGAAGATGCTCCAACCTACGAATCTGTAGTTTCTCAGTGGATAAAGCCTCTAAGTCAAATGGGGATTATTCATTCCGTACAAATAAAGGATGACTCGTTATGGATGTGGAGAGAAGAGAACGAATGGCCGAATTCGCCTATATACGTGCAACCGAATTTTGAGATACTTCTTCCTGCTTTTTCATCTTTAAAGATCAAATGGGAGCTTCTTTCTTTTTGTTCCCTAGAAAAAAAGGAAGAAATGTGGAGTCTTGTTCTTACTCGCCAGTCTGTTCAGCCCTACTTTAGTGCAGGGAATACGGCGAACGAGTTACTAGCTCTACTGGAGCAGTACTCTGCTATTCCTTTGACTGACGCTATGAAGGAAGTCGTTTCTCAATGGGAGAAGGACTTTCAGCAAGTGTCTATCTTTGACTGCCGAATCATGCAGGTTAGCCATGCTGATTTAGCCCTAGAAATGGAGAGAATTCCAGCCATTTCTAGATTTATTCGGGCTAGGCTTGGAGAACGGGCCTTCATGATTCATGCGGTTGAGTTCGATCAGTTAAAGGATGAACTTGAAAAACGAGGATATCCGATTGGCTCTGTACAAGACCTTCTTGTCCATCAGCAGGAGCAGGAGATGTTGTCCTTACAAGTGTTTAAAACAGGTTTTCCTATATCCGTTGATTATAAGGTGGAAAGTGTTTTTCCCGAGCTCGAAGATGCCATACCAGGGTTACGTCAACTTCCCAAGATGTGGTTATCGAATTATTCAAGCTATCATGAGTCGACTCTCAGAGAACTGATACAGAAAGCAGCTCAGCTAAAGATGGAACTTCGGATGCAATGGAAAGGAAAAGAATATCGCCTGCACCCGGTTCAAGTGGTGAATAAAAATGGATATTGGCATGTACAAGGATTAGGCAACAGTAAGGAAGAGCAGGATATTAGACTCCAAGATATAGGTAATATTCAGATCCTATGGCCCTGA
- a CDS encoding LL-diaminopimelate aminotransferase, which produces MKPSRRLQALSSAIFTEMNKRKRKLEQQGMKVIDLGIGSPDQPPAAHLIEALVNGVQNPDNYRYPTSEGSLEFRRTVTDWYAYRFGVQLNADDEVLSLMGSQDGLAHLALAWIDEGDVVLVPDPGYPIYAASVTLAGGEIYTMPLTAQNGYLPDLEAIPTEIRQRAKMMVLNYPNNPLAATADVDFFRQVVEFAKEYEIIVAHDMAYSELAFDLYKPVSFLEVEGAKEIGIEFNSLSKSFNLAGCRIAYVVGNAEIIRPLAVVKSNIDYGVFLAVQQVAIEAMRSDINGHFGNSIAKTYESRRDVLVDGLSEIGWNVDKPRATMFVWAKIPEGWSSEDFAFTLLERAGIVVIPGNAFGVEGEGYVRIALVEEENVLREVVQRIKESGIVG; this is translated from the coding sequence GTGAAGCCATCAAGAAGACTACAGGCGCTTTCATCTGCTATTTTTACGGAAATGAATAAGAGAAAGCGAAAGCTTGAACAACAAGGAATGAAAGTGATTGATCTTGGGATCGGCAGTCCAGATCAACCCCCGGCTGCCCACCTCATTGAAGCGTTAGTGAATGGGGTTCAGAATCCCGATAACTACCGGTATCCTACCTCAGAAGGGAGTTTAGAGTTTCGTCGTACAGTAACCGATTGGTATGCTTATCGGTTCGGGGTTCAATTAAATGCCGATGATGAAGTTCTCTCTTTGATGGGATCTCAAGATGGACTAGCGCACTTAGCGTTGGCATGGATCGATGAAGGAGATGTTGTTCTCGTTCCGGATCCTGGTTATCCGATTTATGCGGCGAGTGTAACACTGGCAGGAGGAGAAATCTATACGATGCCACTCACTGCACAGAACGGTTATTTGCCCGACTTAGAAGCTATTCCTACAGAAATTAGGCAACGGGCAAAGATGATGGTCTTAAATTATCCTAACAATCCTCTAGCAGCTACAGCGGATGTTGACTTTTTCCGTCAAGTTGTGGAGTTCGCTAAAGAGTATGAGATCATCGTTGCTCATGATATGGCCTATTCTGAACTCGCCTTCGATCTGTATAAACCGGTGAGCTTCTTAGAAGTGGAAGGCGCTAAGGAAATAGGAATTGAATTTAACTCCCTCTCTAAGAGCTTTAACTTAGCGGGATGCCGTATTGCTTATGTTGTAGGAAATGCAGAGATCATCCGGCCGCTCGCCGTGGTGAAGAGTAATATTGACTATGGTGTATTCCTTGCCGTTCAACAGGTAGCGATAGAAGCCATGAGATCTGATATCAATGGTCATTTTGGCAACTCCATTGCGAAGACGTACGAGAGCCGCCGAGATGTGCTTGTGGATGGACTTAGCGAAATCGGATGGAACGTAGACAAGCCTAGGGCAACGATGTTCGTCTGGGCTAAGATTCCCGAAGGTTGGTCATCAGAAGACTTTGCTTTTACTTTGCTAGAACGTGCGGGGATCGTGGTGATACCAGGCAACGCCTTTGGCGTGGAGGGAGAAGGCTACGTCCGAATCGCATTAGTTGAAGAAGAGAATGTCCTGCGGGAAGTGGTTCAGCGGATCAAGGAATCGGGCATTGTAGGGTAA
- a CDS encoding YqzE family protein — MKSNDMVKYLTQEFVKYIDTPKTERKKRPKEQWSSRWFGMIPMAIRMFIRRMR; from the coding sequence ATGAAATCGAATGATATGGTAAAATACCTGACCCAAGAATTTGTAAAGTATATCGATACACCGAAAACGGAACGAAAGAAAAGGCCTAAGGAGCAATGGTCCTCACGATGGTTTGGCATGATTCCTATGGCGATACGGATGTTTATCCGACGTATGAGATAA